The following DNA comes from Malania oleifera isolate guangnan ecotype guangnan chromosome 12, ASM2987363v1, whole genome shotgun sequence.
aattctttaaataatttagcacaattttctacaacttcatcataagaaggtgcataatcctccttATCTGAACTAATTTCATCTTCTTGTTCATTAGCCATGAAGCAcaagtgtgttttttcctcatcatcattttcattgcAAATAGTAGCATTCATAACATTATAATCTTCTTTTTGAAATTTCCCTTTGTGTTTGATCAAGGGCAATTTGCTATGATATGCTCAATCTTGTTACAATTATAGCATCTAATGCTATCATTTTTGCTTGTTTATTCTTTTCTAGTTTCCTTACTAAAATGTTGTCTTTTTACTAGAAATTTCTTAAAATCTTTTGTGAGAGATtctatatcatcctcactatcctCACCATCTTCTAGAATTTCTTTATATTTAGAACTAGATGACTTTAATGCCACACCTATATCCTTCCTAGGTTTTTAAGAAATGTGAAGGtgactcgatagtgatgaaaggagaaaaggtagcgggaaatatctatgcccTGCAGGGTGTTAGTGTTGTAGGTAGAGCTGCAGCTATAGAATCTGAGTCATATAATCATTGACATATGTGGTTAAGGCATATaagtgactacatgtattcataTGTTTGGGGACCAGTGAAAGTAGCATCACGGGGAAGACATGTTTTTTATGGGTGTATCACAAAAAGTCTTGGTTTACATCATGTGGCATAAGCCTGATGTTTATGTGCTTACCAGGttaaacttgtggttgaggtggagaaccagatcGGGAGAGAGATTCTCTGATCAAACATTGGGACTGAGTAGGTTGattttgttcaagaagttttgtgagcaaggTAGGTTATATAcagggcttgcagggtacttcttagTGAAGTCAGTGAGTTCTCGATTGACcaatcgccaaaggtatcgctagatgggagagttgcaggtgAATTGTGGGTAGATTTTGCGATAGACTACTCGAGTGTGattggatgtccactggtgcactattatagtgatggaggatctaggcttggtgttatgtttgGATAGCACATATTTTTGGGGTATAAAAAAGGTGGGTGTAAGTTGGGTGATCCTGTGACAAACAAAGGAGTGATCGAAGACATGAAttttggtgataaagtcatggggcagtgtacttaggtaaaggaagagaaacaaatgccagaaaaaTGCGGCAGTAGTGAACATGTAATTTAAGTGGAGTTAGATACTTAGGGCAGAAATGCCGGGAGTTCTATCTTGAGTCAATAGTATCACGATATAAATGGgtatgtgatgcaggtggagcaatagacttggggtagagatgacattggttatattgtagggagtttcaaCTTGGGAGACCAGAATCATggtgggcccatgtgcactattagaccaccactcaggcataaatttggcattctagagttttatgcattcattactgcCAGTAGTAAAACttctactatttttcaaattGCGGGGCataacaaagggaaaaataggtggAGGAGTGCTATAGTGGAGGATATGGAAGTATTGCATATTTActaggtgtgtgagttggtgaggcttctagtgtggaagagggtgatatGATACAGTGGAGGGATGTATTTGTTAAGCAAGAGAGACATGTTGTTGGCTGAAAATGCTTTGACTGAGGCTTATTAGTTGAGAACTCTGTTAaaagtttttgacatgaatgtgttgggcacgaccaagaagggtcttggttttatTATTCATATGGAAAGGGCTGCAGGGAAattagtgttatctcagggtggttttgtagACGGAACTGCAGGAAGACTTTGTTTGCTGTCTTAAGGgggttttgtggagaatcaatatgaaaTGTCTAAAACTCAATACCTAAGGACGGGTTGTGATGtccgagatatgtcaaaggtccctcatGATGATGTAATATGGTGTTTTGGTAGGCAATAGAGTGGACCGTCAGTTGTTATTTTTGTCGAAGACTATGCAAGGGGTTTTGGTGATAGAAGGATTGCAGCAACGTTTGTGTTTACAGTTGTGAGAAGACCTTGTTGGAAGCCTATGGTGGAATCTTCAGGGGTTGCGTTTATAAATTTAtcagggttgatggtagaagctgaagttGTCATTGAGAAGTTCAAGTGGCGTTGCTTGGACTCGGTGTTTGTCTCCAAATGCTAGAATGGAGACGGTCCCAAGCTAACGTTCcaaagttcaaggtggagcagcgggTTCATGTTTTTTGTTTCCTCTAAGGGACGTATGTTCTCCAATGTGGAGTTTGTTGTGAATTGTGTCTCACATTCTTAGAGAAAACATGAAGAAATTAGAGTGCAACAGTGTAACAGGGGCAGGATTTCTATtctgtctgaaaccgtcgatggtttgcctgAAATCGTCAACGTTTTGGCTTGGAACAGCCTgcgcagattttgaattttgaatatttggacgttattttggttgggttttgggggaAAACTTCtgaggaggcttatatatacatagaatacgTTGTATATAGTGTGCCAAGGGGTGCCAAGAGTGCCAAATGTGGTTGAGAGTATTGTTGAGAGGATTCttgtattgttcttgtaatttggataagaagatagtgaatccttaccgtttgctcccgtggatgtagacattgacgaaccacataattctctatgtcattgttattgttattgctttatttacttaTTGTGGTTGTGGAATTATTCTGTATTCACCATTAGATTATTGCATTGTTTTGATTGATCCTTATATATATTCCGCAGTGCATGTTTGAGGGTTTTTAATCAACACAAACATTGGACAATGACATAGTACATTACTATCCTAAGCAAGAAGAATTGGTCTTCTAAGATCTGTTAGTTTAAATATCCCTATTTACATCATGAGTGCTATTAAAGTACCAAAGAATGTGTGTAACATGATTAATAAATAGAACGAAGATTTCTAGTGGGGAAAAAAATAAGACAGTAGAAAGAAAACCCACTTTGTAAAATCGAAAACATTGCGCAACCCTATAGCACAGGGAGGGTTGggatttagagaattacaatctTTCAAAGATGCTTCGTGGATGAAGCGAATTTGGAGGTTAATTATCAAACCAATATCCCTTTGGTCTAGATTATGCAAGTCACTATATTGCCAAAAAGGTCTATATGGGAGGCAAAATGTCCAAAACTAGCCTCATGGGTCGGACAGGTTTACACAAAATTATCACCATGTGAAGGAATGCTCTCTAATAGAGGTAGGTagtggcaacataaatatttggCAACATCCATGGATCCCTTGCAAAGAGGACAACTTCCTCCATCTAACTACATCAATCTCAATGGGCATTAAAGAAATTAAGGGCAAGGATCTATGGAGTGAGGATAGAAGAGAGTGGAGGCTTGACTTGATTAAAGATCATATATCCAAGGAATAAGCTGAGGAAATTATGAAAATACCAATTCCAATTATTGAAAATGCAGTCAAATGTATATGGAAGTTCACAAAAATAAAGGAGTTTTCTGTAAAGTCAACATACAtattccttgaaaaaaaaaaaaagaggggagGGGGAAACAGTACTACTAATAGTTGAAACTTGCACAAACTTTATTCATATATTTAGAAAATGGACTGCTTGTCCAATCTGtttaaaagaattagaagatGTTAATCATCATCTCATTTAGTGTCgtgacatttaaaaaatttggatgTTGTCATTTTTGCAAACTAAATTCAATGTGCAAGATGAATTACACGGAGTGCTATCCTTCATTATAGAGGGCGAGTAGAATCATAGGGAAAAACTTGATATGTTAAAGATCTTTGCAAAAGTAAGCTGGTGTATCTggaaagaagaaataaatttatttttgaaaattagggaATGGAGTATTGAAGCTATAATCAAAGAACTAAAGAGAATGAATTCTCAGAACTCACATCTATTATTGTCATAGGTCAAGGAAAATCAAAGAACTAGGAGTTCAAGAGAGGAGTAGCAACAAAGAATCATAAGTAagattgaagaagaagaagaaaaaaaaaaaaaaaaaacagtatacTGTGATGTTACATGGTGTGAGAAATATGGGATAGGAGTAGCAGGTATTATAATGAGAGACAAATATCTTACTCCTTCAAGGATATATAAGAAGAAAACTTATTGTTTTTCTCCATCACATGTTGAAGCATAGACAGTTAGAGAAAATTTTGTTCAAGCTATTACAGCAAGTTAGGAAGAGTTATATTTAATTTCATATGCAAGAAAGGTAGTGGATATGCTCAACTCAAAACTATGTCAAGATTGGAACCATCTATAGTTTTTGAGCATGTCTTAGTCTTGAGAAAAGGAATCCCAAATGtacaagttttttattttttttgtcccAAGGCATTTAATGGTCTTACACATTATGTTGCTAGATTCCTTAAACACATTGGCAAGGAATTCATAAAACTTCCTTCATTTGGTCTGTTGTTATGTAAAGACGATGTATTAAGAACTCAATTAATTGGTTAAGACCCTTTCTTGTTGCTCGTGTTTGTTTGATGATATTATGTAGATGCTTGCTtcataaaatagaaaataaaaaaggcaTGGACATATCTCATAAAGGCAAGCACATTGTCAACATCCCAATTCTTGTCTCCTTGTAAATGAATAGTTCATTTCACTTATATTTCAAACAACACCCTTAATTTAGAGAAATAAATGCACTAGTAGTCAAATGGAGTTTTTGAGTTAGATTATCCTATAAGGCTTTTCGAATGTGATATATAAAGCATCAAATGAGTACATTCGAGAACTTATGAAAATCTTATGTGATAAGCATTCCCAAAAAATCTAGGCACAAAATGCTagtattgaaaatttaaaaattactagttcattattattgttgttactATAAGGGTGGCAGTATCTTGGCACTCTAAAAATTACTATTAGCATTCTACTTTTATCTTTAAGGtattaaatgataattttatttttaaattttgtcctTAAAAATGAAAAGACAACAATAGAGGAGCAAGATCTTGATTGAACATTAAAAGTATATTGATTTTCTCCAATAATCGaatatttttttctataaatagtGCATATTTGATTTCATTTATAAATTTTCTTCCTTATGAGTTTGAGTCACAGAGCCTCTCTCCGAAACAGTGTCATGATCGTTACGCCTTTCGTATGAATCGAAATTTACCCGAcaaggaatttcatcatttcattttgttaaaaaaaaaataataaaatgttaaTGTTAATTATTGAAGTGCCCGTCACACCTCTAAACCTCCCTCATTATTTAAtattaaagaatttaaatttaCTAATATGTCAAAACATATTTAGGAAACCATTCTAAGAAAAGATTTAAGACAAAGGACTCCTAAATTTTaagggccaaaaaaaaaaaattgaagaagaaggGCCCACGCATGCTTGCTCACGTGTTGTTTCCCTCACAAGGCCCAATGCCAACAAAGGACAGAGTATGATTGAAAAGGACAACTACTTCACTTTGTTACTTCTGCCAGCCCAAAAAAGAAAAGCACAGCAATTTGGGCTGGGCCCaattaaaaaattgaattttttttaaaattctttgaacaaaagaaaagaggaacttaaaaaaaaaaaagggtgaaaaAGCAAATTATTCCAGCAAAAAAGAAGAAACTTTTAGTAATGGGGAATGGGGTGGGGGCTAATGCTAATGCTAATGCTGCTGTAGGATAATGCATTACAATAATAATCTCACACCAACGGCCCTGATTCCATCCCcacataattaaattataaaaataaataaaagtaaaaaaaaatcattgtttTATGCAATAATTAAATAAAGTGATATTATActtaaatttttcaatttttttgaaaagataATATCTCCattattaacaaaaaaaaattaataaaaaattattatgctttcttttttCTCAAATTATTTTGAAGATTATCTTCATTTAagtataaataattaataattaaaaatttaattattaatctaTCGATAAAAACAAGTATAGACCAATAcattttatttacaaatttttaaaGAAACGTAAATTTCTTATGATTTAGCTAAAGCAATAAATTATCGTGTAAATTTACTATAATTACTCAAAAAACTTGACAAATTAGATCCATATGCTAAATATGTAAGTGATATCTCTAATTCTTTTAGATCTTTGACAAGTTATACATTCAATAGAATAATTTAACATGAATTTAGGAATGGTGAAGAACCTAGAAATTCTTATTCGGTACAAATTTTAAGTGCATGAGTTACCTAATCTGAATTATAACTCAAACCAtaaagaaatgttattggggttaaAAACAGGGGAGGTGTGTTTAATCTTCCCTAAATTTTTACAGGCTTTCTTTAAACAAAGCTGGCGCATGGAATTGGATGGACGTTTCGCTTTCGGCCTTGTGATGGCGACACCGGCTGGGCGCCGGCCGACGTGGAACCCCGGACCCCACGCTACGGGCAGCGGACAGGAAAGGCGGGAACTCAGATTTGTCGTATCATATCATACgtgaatgagagagagagaaagagagagagcccTTCTGTTCCGTTCCTAATCTGCAGATGCTGTGCAGAGCAAGAGCTCTACTCAAATGGAGAAACATTTGAGTTGGGGTTTGTTTGTTTGTTCGTATTTTGATTTTTTCAAAGTAATGGGTGATGGGTGTTAGTGAAGAAAGGGACTCGCTCTTGTGTTGTTGCGGTAAATGGGTCTGACCTGTTTCGGAGTAGATAGAGGGCAGCCGCTGAGTAGAGACTAGAGAAGGGGGTGTTTCTAGATCCCACTGTTCTTCAGCCGCTTCTGTTCTGTTCTGAAACATTTTCTTTGTttgttttatatatgtatttatgatgACGACGATGATGATGCTGATGGGTGTTTGCTTTCTCGAGATTTCGGTTTTTTACAAAAATAGTCAGATTCGTCCGAGATGGACGGGTTTCATTTCAGCTGAGATAAAAGTTTGGAATCGGTGACGATACgattctctctttcttttccgTGAAGATTTGAGCTGGAAAATTCGAGTTCTTCAATTCCAGTTTTAATTCAGACCTTGAACTTCgctactctctctccctctctctctctctctctctgagcattttgcggaaattttgatttttgggaCCGAGTATGGTTATTCGAATTTGCGTTTGGAGTTGGAGCTGCGAAACCAGAACGAACTCTCACTCTTAACTTCTTCGGCTTTTGAAGTTTTTCTGGGATAATTTGATCGTTCATTTTTGGTAGTTTCAGCGGCTACAATAGTCAGTAGGGTTCTTATCTTGAGGGGTGCGAGAAGAGGCGCAGTTTTTCATCTGGCTTTGGTTTTTCTGCTTGGTTCAATTACTGGGACGTCTTCGAAGTCAGCACAGATACTTGGGTTGTCGTTTATTCTTGAGTTTTTGCATTAGATCCCGGTTTGAGGTATGTGTTCCCATGAGTAAGAAAAACTTACATTATTCTCAATTTAAGCATGAAAATCTCTGCACAGTTTGTGGTGTTCATGAAGATTCTGGTTTGGGTTTTCTGCTTTCATTGTAACGTGATGCTATCCAAAGCAGGAATGGTTAGACACATATCAAGTGAGTCTCCTTCCCCTTCTAACCCACCCAAATACAGGAATGGACTTGAGAAGCTCATTTTGAGCATTTTATTAGGAGTAGTGACTGGATTGATCTGTGCAGTTCTTTTTGCTTGCCTAGTTAGATTCTTCCGACAATATATGAATAGAACCCCCATTCTCAAAGGACCTGTTGTGTTTTCCCCAAAAATCGAACCCAAGACGCTCAGATTGGTGCTGTCAAACGAAACCGTAGACCAAAACCATCTGATAGGATCAAGCCTTAATGGAAGGTACTACAAGACGGTTCTTGACAATGGGCTTACAGTTGCAGTGAAGAGGCTTGAGCCATTTGAAAATGGTTCTCCAGAGGCTCGGAGCAGCTCAGTGAAGAGACGGTTGCAGCAGGAGCTCGAAATGCTCGCTGGCTTGGGACACCGGAATTTGATGAGCCTACGGGCTTATGTTCGGGAACCAGATAGGATTTCGTTGGTTTATGATTATGCTCCCAATGGGAGCCTTGAGGATGCAATGAATAGAGTACGGGAAAATCGATTGCTGCTTGGCTGGGAAGTACGTCTTCGAATTGCAGTTGGGATTGTTAAAGGGCTTGAATATTTGCATTTTGGCTGCTTCCCTCAAATTCTGCACTGCAACTTAAAACCTACAAATGTGATGTTGGATGCTGAGT
Coding sequences within:
- the LOC131145054 gene encoding inactive leucine-rich repeat receptor-like protein kinase CORYNE, which codes for MKISAQFVVFMKILVWVFCFHCNVMLSKAGMVRHISSESPSPSNPPKYRNGLEKLILSILLGVVTGLICAVLFACLVRFFRQYMNRTPILKGPVVFSPKIEPKTLRLVLSNETVDQNHLIGSSLNGRYYKTVLDNGLTVAVKRLEPFENGSPEARSSSVKRRLQQELEMLAGLGHRNLMSLRAYVREPDRISLVYDYAPNGSLEDAMNRVRENRLLLGWEVRLRIAVGIVKGLEYLHFGCFPQILHCNLKPTNVMLDAEFEPRLADCGLGKLIPNLNRAASGYSAPECFLSCRYTDKSDVFSFGVILGVLLTGRDPMDPFFRETASGVSLGQWLRHLQQAGEAREALDKSILGEEGEEDEMLMAVKIAVVCLSDSSADRPSSDELVSMLTQLHSF